In Bacillus kexueae, the following proteins share a genomic window:
- a CDS encoding D-alanyl-D-alanine carboxypeptidase family protein: MKQLLVLTTAIFMMFGVATQAKANEQQLKLVDDVKSAILMERDTGEILYASNADEKLPPASMTKIMTMLLIMEELDKGTLKLDEKVRASEYAASMGGSQIFLEAGEEMTVEDLLKGIAIASGNDASVAMAERIAGSEDAFVAKMNEKAKELGLKNTQFQNPTGLPEDGHYSSAKDMALMAKELLKYEDITKYTGTYEDYLRENSDEKFWLVNTNRLVKFYPGVDGVKTGYTNEAKYCLTATAKKGDMRVIAVVFGAPTPKHRNAQVTKMLDYAYSQYETHPLFTRNEKVSDVKISKGSDQNVNLVTSEPISILTKKGESIDDIKQEVVFKENVQAPVEAGDELGTLILKKGEEVKVKSPLVAEKDVETASWWTLFKRVFGDFSKAS; the protein is encoded by the coding sequence ATGAAACAACTACTTGTGTTAACAACAGCAATCTTCATGATGTTTGGCGTTGCCACGCAGGCTAAAGCGAATGAACAACAATTGAAGCTTGTAGATGATGTAAAATCGGCTATTTTGATGGAGCGTGATACAGGTGAAATTTTATACGCATCTAACGCAGATGAAAAATTACCACCTGCAAGCATGACGAAGATTATGACGATGCTCCTCATAATGGAAGAATTGGACAAGGGAACGTTGAAATTAGATGAGAAAGTTCGGGCGAGTGAATATGCAGCTTCGATGGGAGGATCACAAATCTTTTTAGAAGCAGGGGAAGAAATGACTGTTGAAGATTTACTAAAAGGAATTGCGATTGCTTCTGGAAATGATGCGTCTGTAGCCATGGCAGAAAGAATAGCGGGCTCAGAGGATGCGTTCGTAGCAAAAATGAATGAAAAAGCTAAAGAACTCGGCTTAAAGAATACGCAGTTTCAAAATCCAACCGGACTTCCAGAGGATGGGCACTATAGCTCAGCAAAAGATATGGCCCTAATGGCTAAAGAATTATTGAAATATGAAGACATTACAAAGTATACGGGAACGTATGAAGATTATTTACGTGAAAACTCGGACGAGAAGTTTTGGTTAGTGAACACAAATCGACTAGTCAAGTTTTATCCAGGTGTGGATGGTGTGAAAACGGGTTATACAAATGAAGCAAAATATTGTTTAACGGCAACAGCCAAAAAGGGAGATATGCGCGTCATTGCGGTTGTCTTTGGTGCACCTACTCCGAAGCATCGAAATGCACAAGTAACGAAAATGCTTGATTATGCGTATAGTCAATACGAAACACATCCGCTATTCACAAGAAACGAAAAAGTTTCTGACGTTAAGATAAGTAAAGGCAGCGACCAAAATGTCAATCTAGTAACTTCAGAGCCAATTTCGATCTTGACAAAAAAGGGAGAAAGTATCGACGACATTAAACAGGAAGTTGTATTTAAAGAAAATGTTCAAGCACCTGTAGAAGCAGGAGACGAGCTAGGTACCCTTATATTGAAAAAAGGCGAGGAAGTAAAGGTGAAAAGTCCTTTAGTTGCGGAAAAGGATGTTGAAACAGCCAGTTGGTGGACGTTATTCAAGCGAGTATTCGGTGATTTCTCGAAAGCAAGCTAG
- the spoIIAA gene encoding anti-sigma F factor antagonist: protein MSLLIDMEVKKNVLCVRLSGELDHHTAEDLRNRVNEIVEKQNIEHMLFNFKELHFMDSSGLGVILGRYKQIKNIGGEMVVCSVSPPVKRLFDMSGLFKIIRLEESEGQALETLGVAS from the coding sequence TTGAGTCTACTGATTGACATGGAGGTAAAAAAGAACGTTTTATGTGTCCGTTTATCTGGTGAATTAGATCATCATACAGCTGAAGATTTGCGGAATCGAGTGAATGAAATTGTGGAGAAGCAGAATATTGAACATATGCTTTTTAACTTCAAAGAGTTACACTTTATGGACAGCTCAGGTTTAGGGGTCATTTTAGGAAGGTACAAGCAAATCAAAAACATTGGTGGAGAAATGGTTGTATGTTCAGTCTCACCTCCTGTCAAGCGGCTTTTTGATATGTCTGGATTATTTAAAATCATCCGTTTGGAAGAATCGGAAGGTCAAGCGCTTGAAACATTGGGGGTGGCGTCATGA
- the spoIIAB gene encoding anti-sigma F factor has translation MKNMMNLKFSSVSQNESFARVTVAAFIAQLDPTMDELTEIKTVVSEAVTNAIIHGYDQNPDGIVYISCTLEDHIVHLTIRDEGKGIENIEEARQPLFTSKPDLERSGMGFTIMENFMDEIQVETTVGQGTTVKLTKHLSKSKALCN, from the coding sequence ATGAAAAATATGATGAATCTCAAATTTTCGAGTGTAAGTCAAAACGAATCATTTGCTCGTGTTACAGTAGCAGCGTTTATTGCGCAGTTAGATCCTACGATGGATGAATTGACAGAAATAAAAACGGTTGTATCAGAAGCTGTAACGAATGCGATTATCCATGGATATGATCAAAATCCAGATGGCATCGTATATATTTCTTGCACGTTGGAGGACCACATTGTTCATTTAACAATTCGAGATGAAGGAAAAGGAATTGAAAATATTGAAGAAGCGAGACAACCACTCTTTACATCGAAGCCAGATTTAGAGAGATCTGGAATGGGATTTACGATCATGGAGAATTTCATGGACGAAATTCAAGTGGAAACAACTGTTGGCCAAGGAACAACAGTAAAGCTTACGAAGCATTTATCAAAAAGTAAAGCTTTATGTAATTAA
- the sigF gene encoding RNA polymerase sporulation sigma factor SigF: protein MDVEVKNEFSNGQLKDHEVKDLIKRSQQGEQDARDLIVQKNMRLVWSVVQRFLNRGYEPDDLFQIGCIGLLKSVDKFDLSYDVKFSTYAVPMIIGEIQRFIRDDGTVKVSRSLKELGNKIRRAKEELSKKLGKVPTVQEIADHLEIPPEDVVLAQEAVRAPSSIHETVYENDGDPITLLDQIADHSEHRWFDKIALQDAIQDLDERERLIVYLRYYKDKTQSEVAERLGISQVQVSRLEKKILKQMKDRMSG, encoded by the coding sequence ATGGATGTGGAGGTCAAGAACGAATTTTCAAATGGGCAGTTAAAAGATCATGAAGTCAAGGATTTGATTAAACGTAGTCAACAAGGGGAACAAGATGCAAGAGATCTAATTGTACAGAAGAACATGAGGCTCGTCTGGTCTGTCGTACAACGTTTTTTAAATCGTGGATACGAGCCAGATGACTTATTTCAAATCGGTTGTATTGGACTTTTAAAATCAGTGGACAAATTCGATTTGTCCTATGATGTGAAATTTTCGACTTACGCGGTTCCGATGATTATCGGTGAAATTCAGCGATTTATACGTGACGATGGAACAGTAAAAGTAAGTCGTTCTCTTAAAGAGCTTGGGAATAAAATCCGTCGTGCAAAAGAAGAGTTATCAAAGAAATTAGGAAAAGTTCCAACAGTACAAGAAATAGCTGACCATTTAGAAATTCCGCCAGAAGACGTCGTTCTTGCACAAGAAGCGGTTCGTGCACCATCATCCATTCATGAAACAGTATATGAAAATGACGGAGACCCCATTACATTACTAGATCAAATAGCAGATCATTCAGAGCATCGATGGTTTGATAAAATCGCTTTACAAGACGCGATACAAGATTTAGATGAACGAGAACGTTTAATCGTATATTTACGCTATTATAAAGATAAAACACAATCAGAAGTAGCTGAACGACTTGGTATCTCACAAGTTCAAGTCTCACGATTAGAGAAAAAAATATTAAAGCAAATGAAAGATCGAATGAGTGGTTAA
- a CDS encoding stage V sporulation protein AA, translated as MNRNVYLRLRNRIEVKADAVIKLKDVAKVVAEDEIEQKLNEQVLHKVQKHDKTFHVIDVIQVIESIHRIHPTLEINTFGPNQTIVEIVYPKRNLSFIKFSFVWLLLFVGAAIAIMNFHEDVSMQQVHVRLYRILTGERNLKPWILQIPYSIGLGLGMVLFFNHVFKKRINEEPSPLEVEIFNYQMNIDQYLSINENKESLKKNDEY; from the coding sequence ATGAACCGAAATGTTTATTTACGCCTTCGCAATAGGATTGAAGTAAAGGCAGATGCAGTAATTAAACTGAAAGATGTGGCGAAAGTTGTAGCTGAAGATGAGATTGAACAAAAATTGAATGAACAAGTTCTTCATAAAGTTCAAAAGCATGATAAAACGTTTCATGTCATCGATGTCATTCAAGTGATTGAGAGTATTCATCGAATCCATCCAACTCTTGAGATTAATACGTTCGGTCCAAATCAAACGATTGTCGAAATCGTTTATCCAAAACGAAATCTATCCTTCATTAAATTTTCATTCGTATGGTTACTTCTCTTTGTAGGAGCAGCTATTGCGATCATGAATTTTCATGAGGATGTCAGTATGCAGCAAGTACATGTTCGATTATATCGGATTTTAACGGGTGAACGTAATTTGAAGCCGTGGATTCTTCAAATTCCATATTCCATTGGCCTTGGTTTAGGGATGGTGCTGTTCTTTAACCATGTCTTTAAAAAGCGGATAAATGAAGAGCCGAGTCCACTAGAAGTGGAAATCTTTAATTATCAAATGAATATTGATCAATACCTATCCATCAATGAAAACAAAGAAAGCTTGAAGAAGAACGATGAATATTAA
- a CDS encoding stage V sporulation protein AB, with amino-acid sequence MNINILIIMMIGLSAGLAVGAGFVAFLTVLGIIPRLMQLTKTISYVRLYEWAVILGALIGGVLSLLNPIFDLSSYWLSVIGLLDGIFIGMLAAALTEVLNVIPLLTKRIGMERNMLVLLSAIVLGKVVGSLFHWLYFVDH; translated from the coding sequence ATGAATATTAACATTTTAATTATTATGATGATTGGTTTATCCGCTGGTCTTGCTGTAGGAGCAGGCTTTGTTGCCTTTTTAACAGTTTTAGGAATTATCCCTAGATTGATGCAGCTAACAAAAACGATTTCATACGTTCGATTGTATGAATGGGCGGTCATATTAGGCGCGCTAATAGGTGGAGTATTAAGTTTATTGAACCCGATTTTTGATCTTTCTTCTTACTGGCTATCGGTTATAGGTCTTTTAGATGGCATCTTTATCGGTATGCTAGCAGCAGCATTAACAGAAGTGCTAAATGTGATTCCATTGCTCACGAAAAGAATTGGAATGGAACGAAACATGCTGGTTTTACTCAGTGCAATCGTATTAGGAAAAGTGGTAGGATCTTTATTTCATTGGCTCTATTTTGTCGACCACTAA
- the spoVAC gene encoding stage V sporulation protein AC, whose amino-acid sequence MTNKMKDDYSNQIKQYQPKPNYIWNCTKAFVVGGTICTIGQVINNMYIYVFHFSEENAGNPTVATLILISALLTGFGIYDRLGQFAGAGSAVPVTGFANSMTSAALEHKSEGLVLGVATNMFKLAGSVIVFGVVAAYLVGIIRYIVSVSLS is encoded by the coding sequence ATGACAAATAAAATGAAAGACGATTATTCAAATCAAATTAAGCAATACCAACCAAAGCCGAATTATATTTGGAATTGCACGAAAGCATTCGTTGTGGGGGGGACGATTTGTACGATCGGTCAAGTCATAAATAACATGTACATTTATGTGTTTCATTTTTCAGAAGAAAATGCAGGGAATCCGACGGTTGCCACGTTAATTTTAATTTCCGCACTATTAACTGGATTTGGAATTTATGATCGGCTTGGACAATTTGCAGGAGCAGGATCTGCGGTACCAGTTACCGGTTTTGCAAACTCGATGACCAGTGCAGCGTTAGAACATAAAAGTGAAGGATTAGTACTTGGTGTCGCGACCAATATGTTCAAGCTTGCGGGAAGTGTTATCGTCTTCGGGGTGGTAGCTGCGTATCTCGTCGGTATCATTCGCTACATTGTAAGCGTAAGCCTATCTTAA
- the spoVAD gene encoding stage V sporulation protein AD — protein MGLMGGTWTFENRIYVNSSGTAVGPKEAEGPLGQTFDISHEDLHCGEDNWELAERRLMEQAIDQCLTKSNLQTDQVDFFIAGDLLNQNVTSNYVARHLQIPTICMFGACSTSMETVAIGSQLVDSGFANKIVAATSSHNATAERQFRYPTEYGGQKPDTATATVTGAGAVLISQEYSDIVITSATIGKVVDYGLKDPFDMGSAMAPAAADTIQRHLQDLNRTTNDYDMFITGDLSGIGSPILKDLLKEEGIDIDEKHFDCGLMIYRPDQNVFAGGSGCACSAVVTFSHIFNMLRSKEVDRVFVVATGALLSPTMIQQKESIPTIAHGVVFERAERGVHH, from the coding sequence ATGGGATTAATGGGAGGAACTTGGACGTTCGAGAATCGAATTTATGTCAATTCATCGGGTACTGCTGTTGGACCTAAAGAAGCGGAAGGTCCCTTAGGACAAACATTTGATATTTCACATGAAGATTTACACTGTGGTGAAGATAATTGGGAACTTGCTGAAAGAAGACTGATGGAGCAAGCGATTGACCAATGCTTAACAAAGTCCAATTTGCAAACTGATCAAGTTGATTTTTTTATTGCTGGAGATTTATTAAATCAAAACGTCACATCAAACTATGTGGCAAGGCATTTACAAATCCCAACAATTTGTATGTTTGGCGCTTGTTCAACTTCCATGGAAACAGTCGCAATTGGCTCCCAATTAGTCGATAGTGGGTTTGCGAATAAAATTGTTGCCGCCACAAGTAGTCATAATGCAACAGCAGAAAGACAGTTTCGCTATCCTACTGAATATGGTGGACAAAAGCCAGACACAGCAACGGCTACCGTAACAGGAGCTGGGGCGGTTTTAATTAGCCAGGAGTATAGTGATATTGTCATTACTTCTGCAACGATTGGAAAAGTAGTTGATTATGGATTAAAAGACCCTTTTGATATGGGATCAGCCATGGCTCCGGCAGCTGCAGACACGATTCAACGACACCTTCAAGACTTAAACCGTACAACAAATGATTACGATATGTTCATTACGGGAGATCTATCTGGAATAGGAAGCCCAATATTAAAGGACCTTTTGAAAGAGGAAGGAATTGATATCGATGAAAAACATTTTGATTGTGGATTAATGATTTACCGACCTGATCAAAATGTATTCGCTGGAGGAAGTGGGTGTGCTTGTTCCGCTGTTGTTACATTTAGTCATATTTTTAATATGCTCCGTTCGAAAGAAGTAGACCGGGTTTTCGTGGTGGCAACTGGAGCATTATTAAGTCCAACGATGATCCAACAAAAGGAATCAATCCCCACAATTGCTCATGGAGTTGTGTTCGAACGAGCGGAAAGGGGTGTGCATCACTAA
- the spoVAE gene encoding stage V sporulation protein AE gives MEYVIAFIAGGCICIIGQLLLDIFKLTPAHVMSSFVVIGAILDGFGIYDRFIEFAGAGATVPITSFGHSLLHGAMKGADEHGFIGIGMGVFELTSAGISSAIVFAFLVAVFFRPKG, from the coding sequence ATGGAGTATGTTATTGCGTTTATTGCAGGAGGATGTATTTGCATCATTGGACAGCTCTTGTTAGATATATTCAAGCTAACACCTGCACATGTGATGAGTTCTTTTGTTGTTATCGGAGCTATTTTGGATGGGTTTGGGATATATGATCGTTTTATCGAATTTGCTGGAGCGGGCGCGACGGTCCCGATTACAAGTTTCGGTCATTCTTTACTTCATGGTGCGATGAAGGGAGCAGATGAACATGGTTTCATTGGGATAGGAATGGGTGTGTTCGAACTAACATCAGCTGGTATATCTTCTGCAATCGTCTTTGCATTTTTAGTTGCCGTCTTTTTTAGGCCGAAAGGATAA
- a CDS encoding stage V sporulation protein AE encodes MKDRRVILITDGDEYAAKAVQHVAKQIGGRCITQSKGNPSPLSGEELVKLILQTPNDPVLVLFDDCGLQGEGPGEIAMKYVANHERIEVLGVIAVASNSNHKEWTKINVSIDRYGELTSYGVDKYGVPDIEEGRMSGDTVYCIDQLGAPIVVGIGDIGKMNRKDSIEHGSPITTQAVRLILERSESDGGNVER; translated from the coding sequence ATGAAGGATAGAAGAGTGATACTTATTACAGACGGAGATGAATATGCTGCAAAGGCTGTTCAGCATGTAGCCAAACAAATCGGCGGAAGATGTATCACACAGTCAAAAGGGAATCCATCTCCGTTATCAGGAGAGGAACTTGTCAAACTCATTTTGCAAACACCTAATGACCCTGTCCTAGTCCTTTTTGATGACTGTGGTTTACAAGGGGAAGGACCAGGTGAAATCGCGATGAAATATGTAGCAAACCATGAGCGTATTGAGGTGCTTGGTGTAATTGCTGTCGCTTCTAACTCGAATCATAAAGAGTGGACGAAGATAAATGTTAGTATTGACCGATATGGAGAATTAACTTCCTATGGTGTCGATAAATACGGAGTACCAGATATTGAAGAGGGAAGAATGAGTGGAGATACGGTTTATTGCATCGACCAACTGGGTGCACCAATCGTTGTAGGAATTGGAGATATAGGAAAGATGAATCGGAAAGATAGTATCGAACATGGATCGCCTATTACAACTCAAGCCGTTCGACTTATATTAGAAAGGAGTGAATCCGATGGCGGAAACGTTGAAAGATGA
- a CDS encoding spore germination protein: MAETLKDEKTQISSHLAENERFFKNHIGLGTSFDLGVRKFTIIGKQVHLYYVNGLCDTQFIIDLLRQITEVNDHEVESSKVKDIIENRLIHQQVSTIKTLDEAVDQLLSGLIVFIVEGSDFGFVVDVRSYPGRSPEEPDTEKVVRGARDGFVENIIVNTALIRRRIRDERLRFEMLKVGERSKTDICLAYVEDVADPGLVEVIKKELNTIKIDGLTMADKTVEEFLVKQGYNPFPLVRYTERGDVAANHLLEGHVIIMVDTSPSVIITPTTFFHHVQHAEEYRQAPAVGTFLRWVRFIGILSSIFLLPLWFLFVLEPSLLPENLAYIGPSETKNIPVLIQLFLADLGIEFLRMAAIHTPTALSVAMGLIAAALIGQIAIDVGLFVPEVILYVSVAAIGTFTTPSYELSIANKMVRLFLLILVAIFHVPGLVVGSTLYIVLLASIRSLNTPYLWPFIPFDPKALWQIVVRTSVPGAKLRPSIVHPQNEKKQPTS, translated from the coding sequence ATGGCGGAAACGTTGAAAGATGAAAAAACACAGATATCTTCCCATTTGGCAGAAAATGAACGCTTCTTCAAAAACCATATTGGCTTAGGAACAAGCTTTGATTTAGGTGTAAGGAAGTTTACCATCATTGGCAAACAAGTGCATCTCTATTATGTAAATGGTTTATGTGATACACAATTCATTATTGACTTATTAAGGCAAATTACAGAAGTTAACGATCATGAAGTAGAAAGTTCAAAAGTAAAAGACATCATAGAAAATCGGTTAATTCATCAACAAGTAAGCACGATTAAAACGTTAGATGAAGCGGTCGATCAATTGCTTTCCGGATTAATCGTCTTCATAGTTGAAGGATCGGATTTTGGGTTTGTTGTCGATGTAAGGAGCTACCCTGGGCGATCACCTGAAGAACCGGATACAGAAAAGGTTGTTCGTGGTGCACGAGACGGTTTTGTAGAAAATATTATCGTCAATACCGCGTTAATTCGGAGAAGAATAAGGGACGAACGACTCCGATTTGAAATGCTAAAGGTAGGAGAACGTTCAAAAACGGATATTTGTTTGGCGTATGTAGAAGATGTCGCAGATCCTGGGCTTGTAGAAGTAATTAAAAAAGAACTAAATACAATCAAAATTGATGGGTTGACGATGGCGGATAAAACAGTAGAAGAATTCTTAGTAAAACAAGGGTATAATCCGTTTCCTCTCGTTCGGTACACAGAGAGGGGAGATGTTGCGGCCAATCACCTACTTGAAGGACATGTCATTATTATGGTAGATACGTCCCCAAGTGTAATTATTACGCCAACAACGTTTTTCCATCACGTCCAACATGCCGAAGAATATCGGCAAGCACCTGCAGTTGGAACCTTTTTAAGATGGGTTCGCTTTATCGGAATATTATCATCCATTTTTCTTTTGCCGCTTTGGTTTTTGTTTGTCCTAGAGCCATCGTTGCTCCCAGAAAATTTAGCCTATATCGGTCCAAGTGAAACGAAAAATATTCCAGTATTAATTCAGTTATTTTTAGCAGACTTAGGGATTGAGTTTTTGCGGATGGCTGCTATTCATACCCCGACCGCTTTATCTGTTGCAATGGGATTGATTGCTGCTGCTTTAATCGGGCAAATTGCCATCGATGTTGGACTTTTCGTTCCTGAAGTCATCTTATATGTATCTGTAGCCGCAATCGGGACGTTTACTACCCCAAGTTATGAATTAAGCATTGCAAATAAAATGGTTCGTCTATTTTTACTTATTTTAGTGGCTATATTTCACGTTCCAGGTCTAGTAGTCGGTTCCACGTTATATATAGTACTACTTGCAAGCATTCGTTCATTAAATACTCCTTATTTGTGGCCATTTATCCCATTTGATCCGAAGGCATTATGGCAAATCGTCGTTCGTACATCGGTTCCAGGAGCAAAATTGCGACCGAGTATCGTTCATCCGCAAAATGAGAAAAAACAACCTACGTCGTAA
- the lysA gene encoding diaminopimelate decarboxylase — MYLHGTSRINEKGHLEIGGVDTTELAKEYGTPLYVYDVALIRKRAREFQDTFKELGVKAQVAYASKAFSSIAMFQLVNQEGLSLDVVSGGELYTALQAGFSPERIHFHGNNKSFEELEMALDVNIGCIVVDNFHEIQLIQQLAKEHARKVDVLLRVTPGVEAHTHDYITTGQEDSKFGFDLHNGQIEQAMEQVLNDQWIHLLGIHCHIGSQIFDTQGFVLATEKIFQKIGQWKETYRFVPEVVNLGGGFGIRYTAEDDPIPMSMYVEKMVNVVKEQAEALEIPVPEIWIEPGRSLVGDAGTTLYAIGSSKVVPDIRKYLAVDGGMSDNIRPALYQAKYEAALANRMNDEVKETVSIAGKCCESGDMLIWDLPLPVAKSGDILAVFCTGAYGYSMANNYNRLQRPAVVFAENGEAQLVIRRESYEDLIKLDLPLKNKSVVRS, encoded by the coding sequence ATGTATTTACATGGTACAAGTAGAATTAACGAGAAAGGGCATTTAGAAATAGGTGGTGTAGATACAACGGAACTCGCAAAAGAATATGGTACCCCCCTATATGTATATGACGTAGCTTTAATTCGTAAAAGAGCAAGAGAATTTCAAGATACGTTCAAAGAATTGGGGGTAAAAGCTCAAGTTGCTTATGCAAGTAAAGCATTTTCCTCCATTGCGATGTTTCAACTCGTCAATCAAGAGGGCTTATCTCTAGATGTTGTCTCAGGTGGAGAATTATACACGGCATTACAAGCGGGTTTTTCTCCAGAGCGGATTCATTTTCATGGGAATAACAAAAGTTTTGAAGAGCTAGAAATGGCATTGGATGTAAATATTGGTTGCATCGTAGTCGATAATTTTCATGAAATACAATTGATTCAACAACTTGCAAAAGAACATGCTCGAAAGGTGGATGTTCTGTTACGAGTAACACCAGGTGTGGAAGCTCATACACATGATTACATCACAACTGGTCAAGAAGATTCGAAATTCGGCTTTGACCTTCACAATGGCCAAATTGAACAAGCGATGGAACAAGTGCTAAATGATCAATGGATTCATTTATTAGGGATTCATTGTCACATCGGCTCTCAGATTTTTGATACACAAGGTTTTGTTTTGGCGACAGAAAAAATCTTTCAAAAAATTGGACAGTGGAAAGAAACGTATCGATTTGTTCCAGAAGTTGTCAATTTAGGTGGAGGCTTTGGTATTCGCTATACGGCAGAAGATGATCCAATTCCGATGAGCATGTATGTAGAAAAAATGGTGAATGTCGTGAAAGAACAAGCCGAAGCTCTGGAAATTCCAGTGCCGGAAATTTGGATTGAGCCAGGGCGTTCACTTGTTGGAGACGCGGGGACGACATTGTATGCAATTGGTTCATCAAAGGTTGTACCGGACATTCGAAAATATTTAGCGGTAGATGGCGGCATGAGTGATAATATACGTCCTGCCTTATATCAAGCAAAATATGAAGCAGCTCTTGCAAATCGTATGAATGATGAAGTAAAAGAAACGGTATCGATTGCAGGTAAGTGTTGTGAAAGTGGAGATATGCTCATTTGGGATCTTCCGCTTCCGGTTGCAAAATCGGGAGACATTTTAGCAGTATTTTGTACTGGAGCTTATGGGTATTCCATGGCGAACAATTATAACCGACTGCAACGCCCTGCTGTTGTATTTGCAGAAAATGGTGAAGCTCAGCTTGTCATTCGACGTGAGAGTTACGAGGATTTAATTAAATTAGATTTACCGTTAAAGAATAAGTCAGTAGTGCGCTCATAA
- a CDS encoding DUF1002 domain-containing protein → MKKWLLTVFSLCLLSLPSFALADAAVGDVIMTLGEDLSEEQKNSILEEMSATEDALMLTVSNEEEHNYLGNYIPKAQIGSKAISSSKITIGEKGSGLEVTTNHINWVTDEMYLNALMTAGVKDATIYVTAPFDVSGTAALTGLIKAYEVSTDEVISEDVKQLANKELIETAKLGDKIGAENAAALIAKIKEKVAENGLPKDEQELRSWIEQAAKDLNITLTEEEINNLISLFNEMKNLNINWEQIGDQLTKAKDQISKFLESEEGQSLLQSIKDLFKAIADSIRSLFQS, encoded by the coding sequence TTACTTACTGTATTTTCACTTTGTTTGCTCTCCCTCCCTTCCTTCGCGTTAGCGGATGCTGCTGTAGGAGATGTTATTATGACGCTTGGAGAAGACTTAAGTGAAGAGCAGAAAAACTCTATTCTAGAAGAAATGTCTGCAACAGAAGATGCGTTAATGCTTACTGTCTCAAATGAAGAGGAACATAACTATTTAGGAAATTATATTCCGAAAGCTCAAATTGGATCGAAAGCTATCTCATCCTCAAAGATCACGATTGGGGAAAAAGGTTCAGGTTTAGAAGTTACAACGAATCATATTAATTGGGTAACAGATGAAATGTATTTAAATGCGCTCATGACTGCAGGTGTTAAAGATGCCACAATCTATGTCACAGCTCCTTTTGATGTTTCAGGCACTGCAGCTCTTACAGGATTAATTAAAGCGTATGAAGTTTCAACCGATGAAGTCATATCAGAAGATGTAAAGCAGTTAGCAAATAAAGAACTTATCGAAACAGCTAAGTTAGGGGATAAGATTGGAGCAGAGAATGCTGCTGCACTCATAGCCAAAATAAAAGAAAAAGTAGCAGAGAATGGTTTACCAAAGGACGAGCAAGAGTTGCGTAGTTGGATTGAACAGGCCGCAAAAGACTTAAATATCACTTTAACTGAAGAAGAAATTAATAACCTTATCTCATTGTTTAATGAGATGAAAAATTTAAATATTAATTGGGAACAAATCGGTGACCAATTAACAAAAGCGAAAGATCAAATTTCGAAATTCCTTGAATCAGAAGAAGGACAATCTCTTCTTCAATCTATAAAAGACTTATTTAAAGCCATTGCTGATTCCATTCGTTCATTATTTCAATCTTAG